The Hymenobacter sp. GOD-10R genome includes a window with the following:
- a CDS encoding zinc dependent phospholipase C family protein, with amino-acid sequence MKKTLLVLALVLLLPALSPGWGFFAHRTIGQVAIYALPSAMQGFYFRHLPEIVRLITAPDERRESDPAEAPKHYIDMDHYGDNPFGDMPKAWDKASAKYSADTLRKYGTVPWTVMEVKDQLTEAFKQRDTTAILRLSADLGHYVSDAFVPLHTTENYDGQLTNQAGLHSLWESKLPERHIAEYKLDSDPGRYLKDPQAAIWQAVQESYGFLGATFDMEEKVTRDFTPDTKYVYSHKFGKTRRSYSDAFADAYHKEVGGQVAYRLKGAPTLVASMWMTAWKDAGSPDLDALLPKKQTKEEKAELAAQIKTWNKNELVPQEKLIALQKEKAVERPDEIKSAEEAPATPATYEAATPAAAPAAPTTAPATPEKIKVKTKGGDSPKQKQKIKPQKKVDDGWN; translated from the coding sequence ATGAAAAAGACATTACTTGTGCTGGCCTTGGTGCTCCTGCTGCCGGCCTTATCACCTGGCTGGGGCTTTTTTGCCCACCGCACCATCGGGCAAGTAGCCATTTACGCGTTGCCCAGCGCTATGCAAGGTTTTTACTTCCGGCACCTTCCCGAAATTGTGCGGCTTATCACGGCGCCCGACGAGCGCCGCGAGTCGGACCCTGCCGAAGCGCCCAAGCACTATATCGACATGGACCACTACGGCGACAACCCGTTTGGCGATATGCCCAAAGCCTGGGACAAAGCCAGCGCCAAGTACTCGGCCGATACGCTACGCAAGTATGGCACCGTGCCGTGGACGGTGATGGAAGTGAAAGACCAGCTCACGGAAGCCTTTAAGCAACGCGACACGACGGCCATTCTTCGCCTCTCCGCCGACCTAGGTCATTACGTGTCCGATGCCTTTGTGCCGCTGCACACCACCGAGAACTACGACGGTCAGCTCACCAACCAAGCCGGTTTGCACAGCTTATGGGAAAGCAAACTACCGGAGCGGCACATTGCCGAGTACAAGCTCGATAGTGACCCCGGCCGCTACTTAAAAGACCCGCAAGCCGCTATCTGGCAGGCGGTGCAGGAGTCGTACGGTTTTCTCGGAGCTACCTTCGATATGGAGGAAAAAGTAACGCGTGACTTCACGCCTGATACCAAATACGTCTACTCGCATAAGTTCGGTAAGACACGCCGCTCCTACTCCGACGCTTTCGCCGATGCCTACCACAAAGAAGTGGGTGGGCAGGTAGCCTACCGCCTCAAGGGCGCACCTACCCTAGTGGCTTCTATGTGGATGACGGCGTGGAAAGATGCTGGCAGCCCTGACTTAGATGCGTTGTTGCCGAAGAAGCAAACCAAGGAGGAAAAGGCTGAGCTAGCCGCTCAAATCAAGACTTGGAACAAAAATGAGCTGGTGCCCCAAGAAAAGCTGATTGCTTTGCAGAAAGAAAAAGCGGTAGAGCGCCCCGATGAAATCAAGTCGGCGGAAGAGGCCCCGGCTACGCCTGCTACGTATGAGGCCGCTACGCCTGCTGCGGCCCCAGCCGCTCCTACCACGGCTCCAGCTACACCAGAGAAGATAAAGGTGAAAACCAAGGGCGGTGACAGTCCGAAACAAAAGCAGAAAATAAAGCCACAGAAGAAGGTCGACGACGGCTGGAATTAA
- a CDS encoding peptidylprolyl isomerase — translation MFSLRSTLVGWSKVVGLCAALAFATACGQADKPAETAAAKATPPPVPGPDLTTLTDSNAAPLLLAYLKQYPGSEVIIHTRQGNMRIKLYDDTPIHKANFLLLSRKGVFDETVFNRVVKDLVIQGGRSDHRTIRITKYHLPPEVRLAHFHKHGALGMARYDDEQNPGRLSSNNDFYIVHGKKMAPAMAQAMSGRKLTPAQLKAYQTDGGVPALDGKYTVFGEVVEGLDVIDKIANEPVDAYSWPKKDVDIKVEVVK, via the coding sequence ATGTTCTCTCTCCGTTCTACGCTTGTTGGCTGGTCAAAAGTAGTAGGGTTATGCGCTGCCCTAGCTTTTGCTACAGCGTGTGGCCAAGCCGACAAGCCCGCCGAAACAGCCGCGGCTAAAGCGACGCCTCCTCCCGTTCCTGGTCCCGATCTTACGACCCTCACCGACAGCAACGCCGCTCCTCTGCTCCTAGCTTACTTGAAGCAGTATCCAGGCTCTGAAGTCATCATTCACACGCGGCAGGGCAACATGCGCATCAAGCTCTACGACGATACGCCCATCCACAAGGCCAATTTCCTGCTGCTCTCCCGCAAGGGTGTGTTTGACGAAACGGTGTTCAACCGCGTCGTGAAAGACCTCGTGATACAAGGTGGCCGCTCCGACCATCGCACCATCCGCATCACGAAATACCACCTTCCCCCTGAAGTGCGCCTCGCTCACTTTCACAAGCACGGTGCCCTCGGCATGGCCCGCTACGACGACGAACAGAACCCAGGCCGCCTCTCCTCCAACAACGATTTCTATATCGTGCACGGCAAAAAAATGGCGCCTGCTATGGCGCAGGCTATGTCCGGCCGCAAGCTCACCCCCGCCCAACTCAAAGCATATCAAACGGACGGTGGGGTCCCAGCCCTAGACGGAAAATACACTGTGTTCGGCGAAGTTGTCGAAGGCCTAGATGTTATCGACAAAATTGCCAACGAGCCCGTAGATGCTTACAGCTGGCCGAAGAAAGATGTAGACATCAAAGTAGAAGTAGTGAAGTAG
- a CDS encoding M13 family metallopeptidase: MTKHLPLTQTLVATAAMLALASCATSTPTTTAAATTPATATATSTAAPAPKGTGLGIDYLNTAVDPCDNFFQYANGNFFKTTPIPASETSWGIDNEVSDRNQAIMRQILTDAAANNSAPKGSNLQKVGDYYGSAMDTVAIEKAGLKYLQPELSKIAAIKTTKDLQAALAHQQMLRTGALFGVAVGQDAKVSTQYIVSLRQGGLSLPDRDYYLKDDARSKSIRESYLGHMVNMFKLMGDSEAAAQKQAQAVLTLETKLATASKTRVALRDPYANYNKMSVAAASAKYPNLGLPTMLQQLHLGAAPEIMMGQPEFLHEVNTLVKATPLADMKTYLRWHLVSSLTSALPKAYSDEAFRFEKTLSGAERQQPRWKRMLRATDASLGEAFGQLYVDKAFPPASKQKMVELVNNLKDAFAEHIQQNAWMSEATKAEALKKLNAFTVKIGYPDKWKDYSALTISRESYLKNVLATREWSFQQNADKLGKPIDRAEWNMTPPTVNAYYSPSKNEIVFPAGILQPPYFDPKADDAVNYGSIGAAIGHEMTHGFDDQGRQFDADGNLKDWWTKEDAEKFTARAAIVGSQFDAFTPLDSVHINGKLTMGENLADLGGLSIAYTAMEKQLAKTYGSNPRPQYDGFSPEQRFFIAYAQSWRSQQRPEALRRLVLTNPHAPEEYRVIGPLQNMPEFYEAFHCKDNAKMVRATEKRAKIW, from the coding sequence CAACGGCAGCCATGCTAGCGCTAGCGAGCTGCGCTACTAGCACGCCTACTACCACCGCGGCAGCGACTACGCCTGCCACAGCCACAGCTACGAGCACTGCCGCACCAGCCCCGAAAGGTACCGGCCTCGGTATCGACTACCTGAATACGGCGGTCGATCCGTGCGATAATTTCTTCCAGTACGCTAACGGTAACTTCTTCAAGACCACACCCATTCCGGCCAGCGAAACGTCTTGGGGGATCGATAATGAGGTGAGCGACCGGAACCAGGCTATCATGCGGCAAATCCTGACTGATGCTGCGGCCAACAACTCGGCGCCGAAAGGCTCGAACCTGCAGAAAGTCGGTGACTACTATGGTTCGGCCATGGACACGGTGGCGATTGAAAAGGCGGGCCTTAAATACCTGCAACCTGAGTTGAGCAAGATTGCCGCTATCAAGACCACAAAAGACTTGCAAGCTGCCTTGGCGCACCAGCAGATGCTGCGCACGGGCGCTCTGTTCGGGGTGGCCGTGGGGCAAGATGCGAAGGTGAGCACGCAGTACATTGTGAGCCTGCGCCAAGGCGGTCTGTCGTTACCCGACCGCGACTATTACCTGAAAGACGACGCCCGCTCGAAGTCGATTCGGGAGTCGTACCTAGGGCACATGGTCAACATGTTCAAGTTGATGGGCGACTCGGAAGCCGCGGCCCAAAAGCAGGCACAAGCGGTGCTCACTTTGGAAACCAAGCTTGCCACGGCCAGCAAAACGCGTGTGGCGCTGCGTGACCCATACGCTAATTACAACAAAATGAGCGTGGCCGCGGCCAGCGCTAAGTATCCGAACCTAGGTCTGCCCACGATGCTGCAACAGCTGCACCTAGGGGCAGCACCAGAAATCATGATGGGGCAGCCTGAGTTTTTACATGAGGTGAATACGCTGGTAAAGGCCACGCCGCTGGCCGATATGAAAACCTACCTGCGTTGGCACTTAGTATCGAGCCTGACGTCCGCTTTGCCGAAAGCCTATAGCGACGAAGCCTTCCGCTTCGAGAAAACGCTGAGCGGCGCCGAGCGTCAGCAGCCCCGTTGGAAGCGGATGCTGCGTGCCACCGACGCCTCGCTGGGTGAAGCCTTCGGTCAGCTCTATGTGGACAAAGCCTTCCCGCCTGCTTCGAAGCAGAAGATGGTGGAGCTGGTGAATAACCTGAAAGATGCCTTTGCCGAGCACATTCAGCAGAATGCTTGGATGAGCGAGGCCACCAAAGCGGAAGCCTTGAAGAAGCTCAACGCCTTCACCGTTAAGATCGGCTACCCCGACAAGTGGAAAGATTATTCGGCCCTGACCATCTCGCGAGAATCCTATCTGAAAAACGTGCTAGCTACCCGCGAATGGTCGTTTCAGCAGAATGCGGATAAGCTAGGGAAGCCCATCGACCGTGCCGAGTGGAACATGACGCCACCCACTGTGAATGCTTACTACAGCCCCTCGAAAAACGAAATCGTCTTTCCGGCCGGTATTCTGCAGCCGCCCTACTTCGACCCGAAAGCCGACGATGCGGTAAACTACGGCAGCATCGGCGCCGCCATCGGCCACGAAATGACCCACGGCTTCGATGATCAAGGCCGGCAGTTTGACGCTGATGGCAACCTGAAAGACTGGTGGACCAAAGAGGATGCGGAGAAGTTCACGGCTCGCGCTGCCATTGTGGGCAGCCAGTTTGACGCTTTTACGCCTCTGGATTCGGTGCACATCAACGGCAAGCTGACCATGGGCGAGAACCTAGCTGACTTAGGTGGTCTGAGCATCGCCTACACCGCCATGGAAAAGCAACTGGCCAAAACCTACGGCAGCAACCCGCGCCCACAATACGACGGCTTCTCGCCGGAGCAGCGCTTCTTTATTGCGTATGCCCAGAGCTGGCGTTCCCAGCAGCGCCCCGAGGCGTTGCGTCGCTTGGTGCTTACTAATCCGCACGCCCCAGAAGAATACCGCGTGATTGGTCCCTTGCAGAACATGCCGGAATTCTACGAGGCCTTTCATTGCAAAGACAACGCGAAAATGGTGCGCGCCACCGAGAAGCGCGCCAAAATCTGGTAG
- a CDS encoding nicotinamide-nucleotide amidohydrolase family protein has translation METPEIDNLVKKFLQFKLTIAFAESCTAGLLASEFSKGVGSSEVLLGSVVTYHPLAKHKLLGVSQDSLSLYTAESQQVTNEMVMGLHKKLPADMCVAITGLCGAGTSEADIKPVGTMFFTFLHQNHAEEVRQEFEGDCVSVREQAVDFIFTHLGELLERYSERYAAEAVETRTKKG, from the coding sequence ATGGAAACACCCGAAATAGATAACCTCGTCAAGAAATTCCTGCAATTCAAACTCACCATTGCCTTTGCCGAAAGCTGTACGGCGGGTCTGCTAGCTTCTGAGTTTTCGAAAGGGGTTGGCAGCTCCGAAGTGTTGCTCGGTAGCGTGGTCACGTATCATCCGCTGGCCAAGCATAAGCTACTGGGAGTAAGCCAGGACTCTCTGAGTCTGTACACGGCCGAGTCGCAGCAGGTGACAAACGAAATGGTGATGGGCCTGCACAAGAAGCTGCCGGCTGATATGTGCGTTGCCATCACGGGCTTGTGCGGCGCCGGGACTTCCGAAGCCGACATTAAGCCGGTGGGCACCATGTTCTTCACTTTTCTGCATCAGAACCACGCCGAAGAAGTGCGGCAAGAGTTTGAAGGCGACTGTGTCTCCGTTCGGGAGCAAGCCGTCGATTTTATCTTCACGCACCTAGGCGAGTTGCTGGAACGCTATTCGGAGCGATACGCCGCAGAAGCGGTGGAAACTCGCACGAAAAAAGGCTAG
- a CDS encoding manganese catalase family protein produces the protein MILRYDRLAVELPKPKNPSPNDAAAIQELLGGKYGEMSTLMNYTFQSFNFRGRNRLRPFYDLTCSIAAEEYSHIEAVSYAINLLLTGQTVRGKDPKPGPLKEVVDARNTYHFLSSAQAAVPFDSMGNPWTGQYVHASGNLKLDLLHNFFLECGARANKMRVYEMVTDPCARTMIGYLLVRGGLHVVAYAKALEKLTGVEVSKLVPVPELSNDAFPEAKKLQDEQKLHLKLYTFSPDDYKQAGIIWNGSHPEDGQPLEVVQGGFMGVPYPDLEEEPQLNSPGADDYDPEMFKDIAKKMGIKL, from the coding sequence ATGATCCTACGCTATGACCGGCTGGCCGTTGAACTGCCCAAGCCCAAGAATCCTTCACCCAATGATGCAGCCGCCATTCAGGAGTTGCTAGGTGGTAAGTACGGGGAAATGTCGACCCTAATGAACTACACGTTTCAGTCGTTCAACTTCCGGGGACGTAACCGTTTGCGACCATTCTATGACCTAACCTGCAGCATTGCCGCAGAAGAGTATAGCCACATCGAGGCCGTTTCCTACGCCATCAACCTGCTCCTGACCGGCCAAACGGTGCGGGGCAAAGACCCAAAGCCAGGTCCATTGAAGGAGGTAGTTGATGCGCGCAACACGTATCATTTCCTTTCGAGCGCTCAAGCAGCTGTGCCTTTCGACTCGATGGGCAACCCCTGGACGGGCCAATATGTGCACGCCAGCGGCAACTTGAAGCTCGATCTACTGCACAACTTCTTTCTGGAGTGCGGAGCTCGGGCCAACAAAATGCGCGTGTACGAGATGGTAACTGATCCGTGCGCCCGTACCATGATAGGCTACCTGCTCGTACGCGGTGGGCTACACGTGGTAGCTTATGCTAAAGCACTAGAGAAGCTAACCGGTGTAGAAGTAAGCAAGCTGGTACCTGTACCCGAACTCAGCAACGATGCCTTCCCCGAGGCCAAGAAGCTTCAGGATGAGCAGAAGCTGCACCTCAAGCTCTATACGTTCAGCCCTGACGATTACAAGCAAGCCGGTATCATCTGGAACGGCTCGCACCCCGAGGATGGTCAACCGCTGGAAGTGGTACAAGGTGGCTTCATGGGTGTGCCTTACCCCGATTTGGAAGAGGAGCCCCAGCTCAACTCGCCCGGCGCCGACGACTACGACCCGGAGATGTTCAAGGACATCGCCAAGAAGATGGGTATTAAGCTGTAG
- the treF gene encoding alpha,alpha-trehalase TreF, with protein sequence MRKLLALVLVFVSLGTQAQRESPRQLYPELFEAIQLGLIFSDGKTFVDAVPKVAPAVIRQAYQEQKSQPGFDLRRFTLTYFELPGEVTKLYQGEVTKQYQSNINAGIRHHIDTLWTVLERRADPAVTQGTSLIPLPQSYIVPGGRFREVYYWDSYFTMLGLQESHRYTVMRHILNNFSHLIREVGFIPNGNRTYYLTRSQPPFFANMVELLAQTEGDTVLVRYQEPMLKEYGYWMAGADTIKAGRAYGPAVRLPNGTLLNRYWDASDQPREESYAQDVASGKTTTQPLNQFYRNIRAAAASGWDFSSRWFGPAGNLGSIQTTNLLPVDLNCLLWHLETTLARSYELQGNRSQAAAFTAKAAQRKKAILAYFWDKDLGWFVDYNWVAGRRATVRTLASAFPLTFGLATQSQAKQIAAGLQKDFLKPGGLVTTLNKSGQQWDAPNAWAPLEWMAISGLERYEQHALARTIAERWATLNINVFKQTGKLLEKYNVVDTNIKAGGGEYPLQDGFGWTNGVLLKIINQYKMEVVK encoded by the coding sequence ATGCGAAAACTGCTTGCTCTTGTTCTGGTATTTGTCAGCCTAGGTACGCAGGCCCAACGCGAATCGCCGCGGCAGCTGTACCCGGAATTGTTCGAAGCCATCCAGCTCGGCCTTATCTTCTCCGACGGAAAGACGTTTGTGGATGCCGTGCCGAAAGTCGCGCCAGCGGTCATTCGGCAGGCGTATCAGGAGCAGAAGAGTCAGCCGGGGTTTGACTTGCGACGCTTCACGCTCACGTATTTTGAGTTGCCGGGCGAAGTCACCAAGCTGTATCAGGGGGAGGTGACCAAGCAGTATCAGAGCAACATCAACGCGGGTATTCGCCACCACATCGACACGCTCTGGACGGTGCTGGAACGCCGCGCCGATCCGGCCGTCACCCAGGGCACGTCGCTCATTCCGCTGCCGCAGTCGTATATCGTGCCTGGCGGGCGCTTTCGGGAGGTGTACTACTGGGATTCATACTTCACGATGCTAGGCTTGCAGGAAAGCCACCGCTATACCGTGATGCGGCACATTCTCAACAACTTTTCGCACCTGATTCGTGAAGTAGGATTTATCCCGAACGGCAACCGTACCTATTACCTGACTCGCTCGCAGCCGCCGTTCTTCGCTAACATGGTAGAGCTACTGGCACAAACTGAAGGCGATACCGTGCTCGTGCGCTACCAAGAGCCCATGCTTAAGGAGTATGGCTACTGGATGGCCGGAGCTGATACCATTAAGGCTGGTCGGGCTTACGGACCTGCCGTGCGCCTCCCCAATGGCACGCTACTAAACCGCTACTGGGACGCCAGCGACCAACCCCGGGAAGAATCGTACGCTCAGGATGTGGCGTCGGGCAAGACCACCACACAGCCGCTGAACCAGTTCTACCGCAACATTCGGGCGGCCGCCGCGTCGGGCTGGGATTTTAGCAGCCGTTGGTTTGGGCCGGCCGGTAACCTAGGTTCTATCCAAACCACTAACCTGTTGCCGGTTGATCTGAACTGCTTGCTCTGGCACTTGGAAACTACCCTGGCACGATCCTACGAGCTACAGGGAAACCGGAGTCAGGCCGCGGCCTTCACTGCCAAAGCGGCGCAACGTAAAAAGGCTATTCTGGCTTATTTCTGGGACAAAGACCTTGGTTGGTTCGTCGATTACAACTGGGTAGCCGGGCGGCGCGCCACGGTGCGCACCCTAGCCTCCGCTTTCCCGCTGACGTTTGGACTAGCCACCCAGAGCCAAGCCAAGCAAATAGCCGCCGGTTTGCAGAAAGACTTTTTAAAGCCAGGTGGCCTCGTGACCACGCTCAACAAAAGCGGCCAGCAATGGGACGCTCCCAATGCCTGGGCTCCTCTGGAGTGGATGGCCATCAGCGGCCTAGAGCGTTACGAACAGCACGCCCTGGCCCGCACCATTGCCGAGCGCTGGGCCACCTTGAACATCAACGTGTTCAAGCAAACGGGTAAGCTTTTGGAGAAGTACAACGTGGTAGACACAAATATCAAAGCCGGCGGTGGCGAGTACCCGCTACAAGACGGTTTCGGCTGGACAAACGGTGTACTGTTGAAGATTATAAATCAATATAAGATGGAAGTAGTGAAGTAG
- a CDS encoding SBBP repeat-containing protein, whose translation MLFALALLSEVAGAQTFDQVTAIDAKLGNGISQGASIVADAAGNVFVAGTFQGAITFGATTLEHNSRGLTYEGSDAVFVAKLDAAGNWLWAVRGGDVGFIYPRKVSLTLNAANKLYLTANLAGSFTFGTTTLTGTNTGTDIMVAQLNGTDGAWQWATSATISNNISADVSPRSGIGIALDATGHAFVTGNFKGNATFNNAATAPLTLSSNGGAEDVFVARLDAGTGTWQWAVQGGGTGHDQARNIAADATGNIYVTGSFQGTAASPATFKAASGTLTLVSAENSPDIFVARLDGSNGAWQWIVRGGSTHEDSGASVASDGTGHVYVTGGFWGGGNKSSYPPIPIPAATFDSPSGASLSPAGSKGSDVFVARLDAATGDWQWVVRGGSGSNSFGGSIAVDAAGTPYVTGSTSGGADFTPTTSGSPIRLLSTSENGSYANTFVARLEPSTGKWQWAVGATSLLSWLGNRSHSIALGRDGHLYTTGFYNNNGTFGSSPATAVVGGDRQNAFVAQVEASSGNWQWVASPDAGGPKQTSSAATDAAGNIYVAGTFQGKLTLGTVTMTSLGTAQTGFIAKQDPAGNWLWAVRIASAYLGTTAIGITTDVLGHVYATGSFGGQKVSFYSATAGTPITLTGRTSALVAYVAQLDAATGAWKWAVRNDLTGLSGPAGICIGQRVTVDAAGNPYVLGLFAGTATFTGTSGTISLTTATGSGIEPDIFVARLAPADGSWQWAVRAGGSSNEFCDGIAADATGHLFVAGAYIGNATFSNPGGGQLTLPGYVNGVDAFVARLDAATGTWQWTASGGSYSPYVGADDYINAIALDNSGDAYVVGSFTGNATFGSLSLSTGAATERSSKMFVARLNGATGAWRWVVRAGNGEDRATAIRVDATGHVYMAGHLLGTATFDSPTLAPLLTATSQGGTDAFVARLDGTTGTWQNLATGGGSANEQSTDLLLAPQNRVYLVGNYQSIKPTFGSASVPNGGLQYSTGFVARLSSGWVLPVREKQLEGQKASFRVFPTVVGTGQSLRYTVEEQLGKEALIELYAVTGQRVAQWSVSAATGALPAPALRAGVYLVRLTSAETTQTTRIVVY comes from the coding sequence ATGCTATTTGCCCTGGCGCTGCTATCGGAGGTGGCTGGCGCGCAGACTTTTGATCAGGTAACGGCTATTGATGCCAAGCTAGGTAATGGCATTTCCCAAGGAGCAAGCATCGTGGCGGATGCCGCTGGGAATGTGTTTGTAGCCGGTACTTTTCAGGGTGCCATTACGTTTGGCGCGACGACCTTGGAGCATAACTCAAGGGGCTTGACCTATGAAGGATCAGACGCTGTCTTTGTAGCTAAGCTGGATGCTGCTGGTAACTGGCTGTGGGCTGTGCGTGGCGGCGATGTAGGCTTTATCTATCCTCGTAAAGTTAGCTTGACGTTAAATGCTGCCAATAAGCTTTACCTGACCGCTAACCTAGCTGGTAGCTTTACATTCGGTACTACTACCTTAACGGGTACAAACACAGGGACGGATATCATGGTAGCCCAACTCAATGGTACTGATGGTGCTTGGCAATGGGCTACCAGTGCAACCATCAGCAATAATATCAGCGCAGACGTGAGTCCACGCTCAGGCATAGGTATTGCGCTAGATGCTACAGGACATGCATTCGTGACCGGGAATTTTAAAGGCAATGCTACGTTCAATAATGCGGCAACTGCTCCGCTTACACTTTCCAGCAATGGCGGGGCAGAAGACGTGTTTGTCGCGCGCCTAGACGCTGGCACCGGCACCTGGCAGTGGGCTGTGCAGGGTGGCGGCACCGGCCACGACCAAGCTAGGAACATTGCTGCCGATGCAACTGGAAATATTTATGTGACCGGCTCCTTTCAGGGCACTGCGGCTAGCCCTGCTACATTCAAGGCTGCTAGTGGCACGCTAACGCTTGTGAGTGCCGAAAACAGCCCCGATATCTTTGTGGCTCGGTTGGACGGTAGCAACGGCGCTTGGCAATGGATTGTACGCGGGGGAAGTACCCACGAAGACAGCGGCGCGAGTGTAGCTTCCGATGGCACCGGGCACGTGTACGTGACAGGGGGATTTTGGGGAGGTGGTAACAAGAGCTCTTATCCTCCCATTCCAATACCAGCCGCTACGTTTGATAGTCCATCGGGGGCGTCACTCTCACCAGCAGGCTCCAAAGGCTCCGATGTCTTCGTGGCGCGCTTAGATGCTGCCACCGGCGATTGGCAATGGGTGGTGAGAGGCGGATCTGGTAGCAATAGTTTTGGGGGCAGCATCGCGGTAGACGCCGCTGGTACACCCTATGTCACAGGCTCTACGAGTGGAGGGGCTGACTTTACACCTACTACCTCCGGAAGTCCAATCAGATTACTCAGTACAAGCGAAAACGGGTCTTATGCTAATACGTTTGTCGCGCGCCTGGAACCCTCGACGGGCAAGTGGCAGTGGGCAGTAGGAGCTACCAGCTTGCTTAGCTGGCTCGGAAACCGCAGTCACTCAATAGCCCTGGGTCGAGACGGGCATCTATATACTACTGGCTTCTATAATAATAATGGAACATTCGGCAGTTCGCCAGCTACGGCAGTAGTTGGTGGCGACCGTCAGAATGCCTTTGTGGCGCAAGTAGAAGCGAGTAGTGGTAACTGGCAGTGGGTAGCCAGCCCCGACGCTGGTGGGCCCAAGCAAACCAGTAGTGCTGCTACCGATGCTGCCGGCAATATCTATGTGGCAGGCACCTTCCAGGGAAAACTCACGCTTGGCACCGTAACGATGACTAGCCTAGGAACGGCTCAAACAGGCTTTATTGCGAAACAAGACCCCGCTGGTAACTGGCTGTGGGCCGTGCGTATTGCTTCGGCCTACCTAGGTACAACTGCCATTGGTATTACCACAGATGTCTTAGGACATGTATATGCCACAGGTAGCTTTGGCGGGCAGAAGGTTAGTTTTTACAGTGCTACAGCCGGTACGCCGATAACGTTGACGGGTAGAACGAGCGCGCTCGTGGCCTACGTAGCGCAACTCGATGCCGCTACTGGTGCTTGGAAGTGGGCTGTGCGCAACGATCTTACGGGCCTTTCAGGGCCCGCGGGTATTTGCATAGGCCAACGGGTTACCGTGGATGCCGCTGGTAACCCCTACGTGCTAGGTCTGTTTGCAGGCACAGCTACCTTCACCGGTACTAGCGGGACTATCTCCCTCACCACGGCCACCGGTAGCGGAATAGAGCCCGACATCTTCGTTGCGCGCCTTGCACCGGCTGATGGTAGCTGGCAGTGGGCAGTACGTGCAGGCGGATCGAGCAATGAGTTTTGCGACGGAATTGCGGCAGATGCTACCGGGCATCTGTTTGTGGCCGGCGCTTACATCGGTAACGCAACTTTCAGCAATCCGGGGGGAGGCCAGCTAACTCTGCCAGGCTACGTTAATGGCGTAGATGCCTTCGTGGCGCGCCTAGACGCGGCCACTGGTACTTGGCAATGGACAGCATCCGGGGGTAGCTATAGCCCCTACGTAGGGGCTGATGACTACATCAACGCTATTGCGCTAGATAATAGCGGCGACGCTTACGTGGTAGGCAGCTTTACGGGCAATGCTACCTTCGGCTCTTTGTCGTTAAGTACCGGTGCTGCTACGGAGAGGTCATCGAAGATGTTCGTCGCCCGGCTCAATGGTGCTACCGGCGCTTGGCGCTGGGTTGTGCGCGCGGGCAACGGGGAAGATCGGGCTACGGCTATTCGCGTAGATGCTACCGGGCATGTTTATATGGCAGGCCATCTACTCGGCACGGCTACCTTCGATAGTCCTACGCTAGCGCCGTTGCTAACGGCCACCAGTCAGGGCGGTACCGATGCTTTCGTGGCCCGGCTCGATGGCACTACTGGCACTTGGCAAAACCTAGCTACCGGTGGTGGCAGCGCTAATGAGCAAAGTACAGATTTACTGTTGGCCCCTCAGAACAGAGTGTATCTGGTAGGTAATTATCAGAGCATAAAACCAACCTTTGGTAGCGCATCTGTTCCAAATGGTGGATTGCAGTACAGTACTGGCTTTGTGGCGCGTTTGTCATCGGGTTGGGTGTTGCCTGTGCGAGAAAAGCAGCTGGAGGGGCAGAAAGCTAGTTTCCGGGTGTTCCCAACAGTTGTTGGCACAGGGCAGTCACTGCGTTACACCGTTGAAGAGCAGCTAGGAAAAGAAGCCTTAATAGAGCTGTACGCGGTGACGGGGCAGCGGGTAGCGCAGTGGTCGGTATCGGCGGCAACAGGAGCGCTGCCAGCTCCAGCATTGCGCGCAGGCGTTTACCTGGTGCGATTGACGAGCGCAGAGACTACGCAGACCACGCGCATTGTCGTGTACTAA